CTGGGACATCACCAAGAAATAGGGCGACCCCAGAACCATGACAGTCGGCAGTTCATGACTGCAGAAAGCGACCCCATGCAGCTCGGAGCCTTTTCCATCAGCCTGGCCGTCAAGAACCTCGCAGCCTCACGGGCCTTCTACGAAGCGCTGGGCTTCTCGGCCTTCGGTGGTGACCCTGCGCAGAATTGGCTGATCCTCAAACAGGGCAGCACGGTGATCGGACTCTTCCAGGGCATGTTCGACCAGAACATGCTCACCTTCAATCCCGGCTGGGATTCGGACGCGCAACCGCTGCAGGACTTCAGCGACGTCCGCGAGATCCAGAAGCATTTGCAGGTCCTGGGCATCGTGCCGACCCAGGCGGTGGACGAAGCCGGCCAGGGCCCGGGCTACTTGATGCTGCTGGATCCGGATGGCAACCCGGTGCTAATCGACCAGCACGTCTGAGGCGACCCGCGCGGCCGGCCCTTCAGCCTGGCCGCCGACACGCCGGGCCAGCTGGAGAAGGCGCGCTGGGACATCACCAAACCCGCCTGATTGGAGCCGGAGCATGCCACTCGATCTGCAGCCACTGGGACTTGCCGTCGAGATGCTCAAACAGGCCGTGCTGCTCTACGACTCACATCACGGGCCTGAGGCCGAGCGATTGTTGCTGCGCGACGGCCTGATCCAGCGCTTCGAATACGTCTACGAATTGTGCTGGAAGTACATCCAGCGCTGGGTGGGTCAGAACATCAATGCCGAGTCCGCCGTCCCCACATGGTCGCGCAAGGAGTTGTTCCGCCTGGCCGCCGAGCGCGGCCTCTTGGTTGATCCCGCCGAGTGGTTCACCTTCACCGAAGCACGAAATCTCTCGGCCCACACCTACAATCCCGCCAACGCCGACACGGCCCTGCAGGCCGCCCGGCTGATGGCCACGCGCGCCGAACAGCTCCTGGAGCGACTTCAGCATGACTGAGCCCGGGCTCGAATTGCCGGCGGCATGGCGGGACCAGGTCCTTGGAATCCTGGCCGCTCAATGTCCGGAGCTGGAGGTTTGGTGTCACGGCAGTCGCGTGCAAGGCCGCGCCCGGGAATGGTCGGACCTGGATTTGGTGTTGGTATCTGATCAGCCGATCAACCCGGCACACCTGAACGCCCTGCGCGAGGCCTTTGCCTGCTCGAATCTGCCCATCCGCATTGATGTCGCCGACTTGCGCGCGCTGCCGATCACTCTGCAGCAAGGCGTCCGGGAGGCACACGTCGTACTTTGGAACCCCCGCTCCGGCAACCCCTTTTGACGGACAGCGGACTGTGCGCCGCGTCCAGGGCCTTCATCAAAGGTTCAGGCTCATCTCCGATGTCGGCGCGAAGCCCAGTTGCTCGTACAAGGGCCGGCCGTCGGGGCTGGCGTGGAGAAAGAGGCGCGGCATGCCCCGGGCCCGGCTCCAGGCGATCATGGTTTCCAGCAGCTGGCGGGCCAGGCCACGCCGGCGGTGCTCCGGCTCCGTGTACATGTTGACCACCCAGCCCCGGCGCGGATCCGGGAAGGTGGGGCCGGGCAGGACGTCCAGCAGGATGATCCCGCCGCCGGCCACCACCCGGCCGTCCGCCGCCTCCACCAGCCAGCCCAGGTAGGTCCCTTCCGCCAAGCGGCGACGCAGCAGCCCGGCCGCGCTTGCGCGCATGGCCGCCAGGCCGGCCGCATCCGTCCGCCCCATGTCCTCGAACATCCGCTGCCGGTGATGCACCAGGATCTCCAGGTCCGCCGGTGTCGCCGCCCGGATGTGATACGCGTCCATTCGACCACCTTGTCGATGGGTTTCGATGCGCCGGGGCGCCGTCACTCGGTCGGCCCGCCGGATTCTCCCAACCCATGGTGCACGTACAAGGTCTCCACGCAGTCCGGGCAGAGGCCATGGCTGAAGTTGGCCTCCGTGCGCTGGCTGATGTAGGCCTCCACCTGTTGCCAGTAACCCCGGTCGTCGCGGATCTTCTTGCACTTGGCGCAGATGGGCACGATGCCCTTGAGGGTCTTGATCTGGTCCATGGCGGAGCGCAGTTCCACGATCACGCGCTCGCGCTCCTCCGCCGCCCGTCGGCGCTCCGAGATGTCCACCATGACGGTGAGGAAATAGTGCTGCCCCTGGCTCTCCACCAGGTCGCCCGCGAACAGGCCGGCGTGGAGCTGCCCGGCCTTGTCCCGCACGCTAAGCTCCACCTCCTCGACCTTGCCGTAGGTGCGGACCATCTCCGCCACCC
The Candidatus Delongbacteria bacterium genome window above contains:
- a CDS encoding HI0074 family nucleotidyltransferase substrate-binding subunit; the protein is MPLDLQPLGLAVEMLKQAVLLYDSHHGPEAERLLLRDGLIQRFEYVYELCWKYIQRWVGQNINAESAVPTWSRKELFRLAAERGLLVDPAEWFTFTEARNLSAHTYNPANADTALQAARLMATRAEQLLERLQHD
- a CDS encoding VOC family protein, whose product is MQLGAFSISLAVKNLAASRAFYEALGFSAFGGDPAQNWLILKQGSTVIGLFQGMFDQNMLTFNPGWDSDAQPLQDFSDVREIQKHLQVLGIVPTQAVDEAGQGPGYLMLLDPDGNPVLIDQHV
- a CDS encoding GNAT family N-acetyltransferase codes for the protein MDAYHIRAATPADLEILVHHRQRMFEDMGRTDAAGLAAMRASAAGLLRRRLAEGTYLGWLVEAADGRVVAGGGIILLDVLPGPTFPDPRRGWVVNMYTEPEHRRRGLARQLLETMIAWSRARGMPRLFLHASPDGRPLYEQLGFAPTSEMSLNL
- a CDS encoding nucleotidyltransferase domain-containing protein — protein: MTEPGLELPAAWRDQVLGILAAQCPELEVWCHGSRVQGRAREWSDLDLVLVSDQPINPAHLNALREAFACSNLPIRIDVADLRALPITLQQGVREAHVVLWNPRSGNPF